The window TCTTCCTTTCTATGATCTTGATAATAGCTATGGTGGCTCTATGGGAAAACAGAAAACCCtttttatctagattagagaggggacttagcataactcaaattggattctCATTGGGCCAtcccataatgggcttcaatgagacccatagcctacacttgccactcaattgagcttctactcaaaagatgcaaaacccaatccaaaatgtgatcactagttaattgggctcattatagaatagactatccattaacccgtttttgcaaatacaaattattcaattaatgttagcccatataaaaatttttcaACATAGGAACCACCATCTTCAAAGGGGGAATCAATGTCGAATCAATGTGATAAAGAGACATATTATCAACATCATGGAGGAGCCCTCCACGTGAAGAGAAGTTTGGCTATGGAGAGTGGTCTTCCTATCCTGAGGTTGTTCAGGAGTTACGCTGCTATGGGTAAGGGGCCTGGTGTCATAAGCAGAGGGCCAGCTATTATAATCCCAATGGCTGTAAAAAAATGTTGATCCTAAGCAaaaagtcctttttttttttttccataagttGTTTTCAAACGGGATGCGATAATCAGAGCAACGACATGATACACTTCGAATTCATATATTTGAAGAAGCTGCCCTAATATATGATTGTTGACAAATTTGAGGTTGCTTCAATGCATTGAGATGCTGTGTGCCAGATGATGTGAAACTCGTCCATGTCTGTTGTCTTGCTGCACGCTATGAGGATACAACACATTTTCGGGAAGAGGTCTTAAATTTACCGCTGGCTAGAATTGATGTAAAACTGTCCAGTGATGATCTCGAGGCAACTTATGAAGATGCTGTTTGTGATTATGTACTGGGGTGAGCCCAGAATAAAATGATCTGTGCATGGTGTACCAAATGAATGGTCACCCTTGGGCCACGAGTCACCTCTTATTTCACCATCAttggttttgaaaatagtttcctaAATCCCTCTATTCAAATAACCTTTTTAGTCTTCTTAAATAATCACAACTCCACATTTTTCTTCAtccttaaaacattttttaggttccaaaacctcatttttcaataaaataaattgccATTTTCTATTCGGCAAGTCTTTTCCACATTTTTCTCGTTTTTAAAgcattttaaaataagcatgaacTTAATCCTGTAATTCCAAAAAAATGGAGTTATTGGAATTGGTTCATGCAAAGTAAATTGGGCTTTTGCCCAAGTACGTACCCACTCCCATTCTGGTCtttctctatgcatgttctAATTCCCATATgagcatgatcgatttgagtatccattgattttcttattgattgccatattaatttcattttattagtagagacccgactttagggatttagaggggtgttacggtctttatcgtaccttcccaataagtaacctaacctccaaacctgatccggtttttcataaaccacttttttctaaataaggagtcacatttagagttttctttcttattttgtttaccctttgaaaaataaaacgaaaataaacggtgactccaagtcattttcttaataaataaaatcattttcaaaataaaaatcatcatCGAGTGGAAGCGTATAaaccgaaatacggggtccacacaaagataaaacattttatattttccaaaGTGGAAAAACAAACATTTATGTTTAAGTTTTAAAGAAGAAATATAAACAAGCGTCAGTAGTCAAGAAAATAAACAAGCTGGTAATTTCATGGAGAGCAACCCGAGAGCTCATGGAAAACAATTGTCTCaattccttattattttttattattaggtGCAAAATTCTTTGGCAAAAACCTTGTAGTTGCTTTATATGCCACCTTGCTAAAAGGTACATaattaagttgaaaaataaagtCTTGGTCAGAATAAAAAAGCATGTGGGGTACCTTgtctcaaataaaaaacaaggaaataaCGTGTGGGACCTTCAATGGAGGCAAACTAGTCTATAATTATTCTTTCGTTCATGCATTTATTATCTCtctcaatgtttttagaattggattagAGTTCAATAATCCGAATTGAATTTTAGTAGTGATGTGCCTTGTGGTTAATTTAACCTCACAATGAGGTGTTTCACATATTTTAGGGAATAACCATCCATATATGGTCTAAGGAGGCTTGGGATATATATGCTAATTAAGCCAATGGTCATGGTGAACTCTAGCTTTAACTTAGGTAAACCTATAGTGACTGCAAAAATATTGCAAACAATCTTAAAATCTTTTCCAACCATATATGAAAATATCGATAGTAATTGAATTTTACTGaaatatcatatgaaaattctggatttatttatttatggaatggaaattaatgattaaaactCAAAGAAATTCCTTGGATGAAATGGATGCATTgaagattgaaaataaattttaaatttgatgacAATGTCATGGAACAAAGGCAACTAGCTTAAACATTAATCtgaaaataaaactcaaaaagTAGTGAGATATGCTTAATTAGGATGGCAATTGGGTATGTTTGGGATGTGTCACCCTCATCCTAATTCCatcctaattatatatattataacaaaaaacaagaagGCTTTCTGTTTTCCTAATAAATCCAAAAGGATAACTACAATTTTATTTAGATGCACAAATTAGCAGCAAAACCTTGAAACTATGAATCAATGTTCCAGAAAAGTACAGTTAAGAGCATATATTTTGCAGGTAACACCATACtactatatttaataaatttaaaccaaACACCACAAAGGTTTTCTTAGCTGCATTTATCGAACATTTTGTCtgtatttttctccaaaaagtCCTACTTACCGTAATCATAGCACATATTGTGGGAATTCCTGACTGAATAACCATTCCAAGTTGAGATGCCCCATAAATTGTAAGGTAGTAAATCTGAAAAATACCATTCAGAAATCACTGATAATGGGGCATAAATTCTGCGGCTTCAGATATATTATGTCTAAATAAGAAGACAAAAAGGAATCCAATTATTAAAATAGATAAACGTTTCAaactgaaaaatgaaaatttagtaAGCATGAATCACTCTCTGAAGTTATAGCTAAGAAAAGTCGGTGTGTGATAATGGGGAAGGTGATAAAAATAGTGTGTGAATGCAGCTTATAGCTGGTCTTGTTCTTGCTTTTAGCTGATCTTATAGTAAAAATAGTGTGTGATCGCCCCTAGATGCCTAGAGTATTGGCTGAAGGAGGAGAGAAAAGGAAGGACATCAACTTTCATAAACGTTAATCTTCTCCCAGATGTGTCATTCTTGATTACTCTATTAGAGGTATTTTAGCAGTCCATAGTGTGTAAAATGGTCAATTCCTTTGTTCAGACATTTAACCCAAATAGTGAATTTCAAGTGTAGGggtttcaaattctcaaatcctAAAAATCCAGAACAATGTTGCTGAGCACAttcaatattttgttaaatagcaaaaagaaaaaagaaaagaaaattaaaaaaaaaatagaaatcctCCCAAAGAATTAATTTCAGTTGCTTCAATAACTTTGGCATACGGAATTGAGGAGAGAAACAGAGGTGACTTACCATTAATTATTTTGGCGTACGGAGCCATTCCTGGTGGCACTTCGGAAATTTTCCATATTGTTACCACTTGTATTTGGGGCATATATAAGACGGATCGCACACTTTTTCACCTCATGCGATGCCCCTGATAGACTAAAAGAAGCCTTGATGTGCTTGAACACACTGGCATAGGTAGACTTTGATTTCACAAATTGACGGCGAGGTTGATACATCATACACACGTGATCCGTCTCAACAATTCGGTCTCCACTGTGTGTCCAAGTGATGGAATGACTGAAACAAGGCCCTTCCCTGCATTCAAAATTACAGCGAATCTCACCAGGCCGCTGAATAGTTTCGCCCTCCTCAAGTGCAAACACAGCACATAGAGCAACCCCCAAGAAGTTATTGTCAAGCCAATGTGGGGGCAGGGTTGCTGAAACTGAAGCTCCCATATTCTCATGCCAGGGCCACTTTGGAATCCCTCTTCCAGGAATCACAATACTGTATCCTATTTCTGGAAAAAGTTTCTGCACCATGCAGTTTATAATGTTAATATAATAATAccattgagagagagagagaaagaaagagagagagagagagagagagagagagagagacctgaTGAAGTGTCTCTAATGCCATTGCCACATGATCCTGATATAGTCCGGAGCAATTCCATAGCATGAATTCCACAGGACGAAGCCAAGTGGAAACCAACCAGTTTTGTGGGCTTATTATCCGAGATGGAGTCAGTAAAGACACCAGGGATGTGCAATCACAGGCATCTAATAATTTTATGCTTGGTGGAAGCTTCGGAATTTTTGAAGTTGCTCACACTGCCTCACCGAAAGAACTTTCAGATTAGAAAGTCTACTGATGTCTGCAGGTATGCTAACCATATGGTTTCTGTTGAGATTTAATACTTCCAGACGGTCCAAGTGGCAAAGCTTGTTATCGATTGTTCCTTCCATTAAATTGCAGTCACTTAGATCTAAATTTTCTATGAAGCGTAGACCTGACAAAGAAGGCAACTGCAAACCAATCCCATCTGAATTTTCTCTATGGAGTAACCTGTATATAAGGGCCGAGATCCAGAAGTTAGATGTTGATCCTTGGCATCCACTAAATGATAACTCTGTAAGGTTTGTCAATTGAACAAGTGAGATAGGTGGTTTTGTTATGGCAGTTCCATCAGCTTGAAGCCTCCTTAAGCATTGCAACATTCCCAGGTCCTCTGGCAATCTGTTGAGTTTTGAACAACCAGAAACAATGAGGGTTTCAAGAGATTTCAAACCACAAATGCTATTTGGAAGAGTCCTGAGGTCTTTGCATTTTCTCAGATTCAGTAACACAAGACCTTTGAGACGAAGAATTGAACGGGGCAGCTCTCTTATAGATGTTCCACCTAAAAGAAGCTCTTCTAAATGTTCCATAACTTCCGTGATCTCTGGAAGTCTCTCTAGTTTTGAACAGCCAGAAAGGATGAGAGTTTGAGGGATTTCAAATCACAAATTCTGCCAGGAAGGATCTTAAGGTTTTTGCagcttttcatatttaataaaacaagcCCTCGGAGATACCCAACCGATGAGGGAAGTTCAATGATAGCAGTGCCTTCCAAATAAAGCTCCAATAAAGACTCCATATTGGCTCGATGTCTGGAAACTTCTCAAGTGTTGAGCACCCTGAGAGGttaagaacttcaagttttTCCAATCCAATGATTCTGGGAAAATAGTGAAGCATCCTGCAGTTTCCCAAATTCAAGATCTTAAGATTTTTCAGCCTAGGAATTGATGGGTGCACCTCATGCAAGCTTGTACAACCATCCAGATTTAGTGTCTCCAGAGATGGTGCACCAGACACGTCCGGACATTCAACCAGGTATCGAGAGTGACTGAGATCCATGACCATTAAATTTTCAAGACACtgtaacataaaaataaaataaaaattgttgaataAATTTTCTTGGAAGAACTTCAAATTTATTGAGAATAAGTAGTGATCATACCTTGTTCCCTTTCCAAAGGTGGTTTAAGCTGCTATGCTTCAAACTGAGTTCAACCAGTTTCTTACCATTAAAATTTGACGGCAACGATTCCAGACTCCATCCATCCCAATGAAGATATCTTAATTCATAGGAAGGAAATTCGAATTCTTCGGGAAGGTGCACTGTGTTAGAATCATATGATGAAAGTCCATCCCAATAGACCCTGAGGAGTCGAagttttgtcatatttttaaaagcttcAGTCGTAATCTGTATTTCTTTTGATGCCGACACATCAAAGGATATTCCTTCGATTGCCTCTGTCCCTAAAACCAACAACAGGGATAAGTGAAGCACAAAATGCTTAAAATCATATACATAAGCAACTTCTTAAGTGAAATTAAATGccttaaaagtttaaataagTTCAGGCACTTGTCTCTTACCGTTTTTTGTGTCAACACAGCATGGACATCTTCTGGATTCCACAATCTACTCCATTTGCCAGGTTGTCCAGGAAATTCTCCCCGAATGATTTCCCAACCCATTTTTTGCATCAAACCATGCATTTCTATCTTGTTGTCTAAAATACTAATGAGAGAACAATCTTTGAGAACTTTCATTCCAATTGCAGAGAAGTTGCAACTATCAAGTATTCTTCCAACAGAATCTGAGTCCTTCCCTCTGAAGAAGCATGCAATATCAAGGAATAGATCCTTTTCTGTGCTATCCAGTCCATCGAAACTTACTCTAAGCATTTGTTGGATTCTCCTGTCCCCTACTATTTGTAGCTTAAGCAGTGTATTTTCCCATTCAAGCTCCGTCTTACCATACAGGACAGATCCCATAGCTTTAACAGCAAGCGGAAGTCCATCACAGAAATTTAATGCATGTCCGGAGAGCTCCCAAAACCTATGGTCAGGAAGGTCTGCCTTGAACGCAGACAAACTAAACAGTTTAAAAGCttccttaaattttaatttctgaaCCTCATATAATCCATCAACTTCATGCACCTTGAGTAAACCTTTATTTCTCGATGTTATGATAATTCTACTACCTGAACCAAACCAGTGATGGCCCCCTGCCAAGAATCCTAATTGAGTCAAAGCCCTAACATCATCTAGAATGATAAGAACCTTTCTAGAGCAAAGCGTCTTCTTTATCAAGCTaatgccttcacaaaagttgctTATGCGTGCAATTTTTTCCCCTTGGATATCTGCTAGAAGTTGTCTTAGTAATTCAAGCGATCCATGGTGTGCCTCTACCCGTGCAACATCAAAAAGAAAGCTAGCAGCTTCAAATTGATGAGCAATTTGGTTGTATATTCCTTTGGCGAGGGTAGTCTTGCCTATTCCAGCAATTCCATGTATTCCTATCATTCGAACATCATTTGACTCCATACATAATAGTGACGACATTTCTTCCAAACGGGAATCGATTCCTACCAGGTTGTCATCAATATGTAAGAGTTCAGGACGACTGATCAGCATTTTCGAAATGCCTCGAACAATTCCTTGAATAATCTGAGATTCATACCTGCCAAATAAAAAGCACAATATACGAACCACAAATTAATTGTAAGAAAGgcagggaaaaaaataaattgatgatgtttaatttcaatatttgtcATGCTATCAATTGATTTATCCTAATGCCTAATTCTGATCAATATTACTATCATGGAGACAAAACTCAAAACGCATATGACTAACTGGAATGGGCAGAGCACATGTCTATCCAAAAGAATTGatgctttatatatatatatatatatatatatatatatatatatatatatatatatatatatatttcccttTGAGGCTctctttatgaaataaataaataacaatatattGGACTCTATATTTATTCCTTGAtcatattttcaacttttttttttttttttcaataaatgatGAGGAGCTTTTGATAACGcaagaaatttttaaataatatctatcatatttgatttttgtttctatttttcattgCCTTTAATTTTCCTGACCATTTCCATTTGAATAGTGGATCGTGTCCTTGAAGATAAGGATCATTTCAACCCACGAATGCTAAATGGGAGTTTGTTTAAtgatgtgatttaaaaacacttttcttttttgataataaaaaactattttaaaaaatttatggttGGCTTAGTAGTCATTCTCTAGatatagttttcaaaataagttgaaataaataataatttcaaggAACCAATTGTAGAAGTTATTTTCACATgtttataaaaacaaagaaaacatggaaaaataattttattaaaccaATAAAAGGCACATGAGTATGATGCGAtctctttcttctttgattctttcttcaccaataaatatcaaaattctttaaatatgatttctttcttaattatatgtgctttttgaattttctttaacttcttaaatttttaattagataaaaaaaatttcaaatcaaatgatactaattaatacatttaatttactaatttttaaaaataatttaaaactcaaaaactaaTCCAATTAATGTTAGAAAGTTAGTGAACTCAAACATTAGAAATTCACATACTAAACTTCATTATGAATTACTTTGTTAGTTTCTCTTTAGAAAGATGTTGAGATCcagatttttataatatatattaaaatactatcatttcatatatatatatatatatatatgaaaggaTTTTAATACTAAAGTactaaaaatgatttgtttttaaatttaattgtaattataaaactattaataatgaataaaatatgaattgaatttcattaatattatatataaattgaattcacaaatttttgacaaaatttaaatagtaaattattttaaaaataatttatccaaatgagtatttatttttatttgttgaaaagtgattttaaaagcAAGCTATCAAGTaccattgttttttaaaaatactaaaaaatatggtatttgttctttaatttaaaaatatattttaaaaataagtataaaaatacaGTGCTAAACCGATCTTAAAATTGAATATGTACAAGCATATAGGAGGTGAGCAATCAGGAATACAAAGAATTGACTAAGATTCCATTAAACAGTGTTTTTTCAAGAATCACTCaaagtaaatttttaattttttaaaactggttaaatttttgttcaaaaacatttttttagaatgtttttctattttgaaattaaaaccctgttttaaaaaattatggtcAGTTTGGTGGTCATTCTCTagaaataatctttaaaaataagatgaaataaaaaacaattttggagaACAAGTAATAGaagttatttttacatatttataaaaacaaagaaaagcattgggaagtaatttaaaaaagaaaacaataaaaaaatgaacaaagtcCGATAGATGTCTTTCTTCTGTTATTCTCTCTCCACCgatcaatatcaaaatttttaaatatgattccTTTTTAAttacactttatttatttatttatttgaatttactttaacttttaaatttctttagataaataaatttcaaatcaaatggtACTTGATatatatgatttattaatttaaaaaaaaattcaaaactcaaaaaccaatCCAATTAATGTTGGAAAGTTACAAAACTCAAAActaatatagaaaacaaattttgttaattttttaccaagcaaatgaacttcaaatcaagcaaaacttcatattttttttattcataaataagtttagtaattttttaaaataaatttaaactcaaataataactaaattaatataaaaatttgtaaacaaaattagtttaatatgactttattatttaattaatctatagaatcattttttctttaatttgttagcaagtttatcaatttgaaaaaaaaaatagaattcaaAACACAACACAATTAGTAGTGGAAATTCACGATCTAAATTCTATCCAAAATGACTTATATTTCatacataactttatttttatgagttttgtcgttggaaaatggatttttaatagaattcaaaAATAGACGCaagtactataaaaaataataaaccaaaattaataCATAATAAGTTATAACTTACTGTTTCTCCTAAGCGCATAAccatattttccaatttttcttgctaggtaaataaaatccaaatcgagacttaatatcttaaattcttttatgaatcttctcatttttaagataatttgaaattaaaaaaaaaaaaaaactaaagataaAAACTAATCCAAAATACTATGCCCTTAATTGAATGGTAAATGTAtagatgtaataaatttttacatatttaaatattaaaaatattaaactttatttatttttaataaattgagacttaatatcttaaattctttaatgaatcttctcatttttaagataatttgaaaaaaaaaaaactaagataaAAACTAATCCAAAATACTACGTCCTTAATTAAATGGTAAATGTAtagatgtaataaaatttttacatatttacatattaaaaatattaaagtttatttattaaaaaaatttttaataaattgagacttaatatcataaattcTTTAATTGAACTTctctttttaagataatttgaaattttttaaaaaaaaaaaaaactaatccaaAATACTATGTCCTTAATTGAATGGTAAATATATAGatgtgataaaaaattttacatatttaaatattaaattttatttattttaaattttttgaataaaatattattaattttaaattattatttcttttaataaaaaatcaattaagctTTAGAAAgatgatcatatttttataatatgtactaaaatactatcattttgtatatatatatatatatatatatatatagaattcaTTATTTAGTACTAAAactacttatttttaatttatttataattagaaaactatttttagtttaataagacttgaactAAATTTCATTgatatcataaaaattgaattcacaattttttgataaaatttaaatagtaaaattacttttaaaataattgatatataAAGACGAGTTaccaaatcctatttctttttagaaaatattaaaaaatcattttttattctttaatttaaaaataatttttaaaagcaagtaCAAAAAAGCATTGCTAATTGGACGCCCTAAATTTCTAATATGTAAACAAGCATATAGGAAGTGAGCAATGGGGATGCCAAGAACGGACTCTCAGTTAATTTTGGTCATGCTTACCCGATTTTATCAAACTCAGTTTCCAAAcacttaaaaatcaaacataattgtGACTTGAGTTGTCAATGAAAGCTCAATTCACATAGAGttgtaaatgaataaaaagcaaCTCAAAACGGAAGAGATGGAGTAGTTATATAACATACCCATGCCGCACATGCCATCCAGACAGACCGCCGGCTTCGGTCAGTGCCGCCCTCCATCTCAGCACCCTCTCCTCAGTGACGTTTCCGTATCTTGCAAATGCTTCTCCAAAAGTTCCCGTTTGTTTCCGCACATCAGACGGATCCACATGGTAGAAAATTGGTAGAACTTTTGGCCCCTTTCTCTGCTGCACTGCATGATCTTATCAAGCTCATCCAAGCACCATTTTGAATGAGCATAGTTTTCCGAAAAAACGACAACAGAAATCAATGAATTTTCAATAGCTTCCAAGAGTGAAGGTTGAATCTCTCCTCCTCTTTCAAGTCCTTCATCATCTCTAAAGGTGTTGATGCCCTTCGTCCTCAAAGCCGAATAAAGATGATCCGTAAAATTGAAGCGGGTATCTTCCCCTCTAAAGCTCAAAAAACATCCCATCTCCGATATCGTAAAGAACGTGAGGTGCCTGAAGAATCCATTCTTGGGAGCTATCTGGTTGTGAGTCCCAAATTCCAAGACACTAAGAAAATTTTGGGTCGTCATGGGAAGATTCTCTCTCTCGACCTTTTTAACATAGGAGCTTCCTCTTGCAAGgaactttcatattttttattttatcttattctttttagtttttaattttgttaatgccTATATGCATTGTGTTTGGAACAAAGGGCGAGGCTTCATGGAAAGGCCGGTGCATTTTCTTTCTGTGAGAGGTGAATAGGCCAGGAAAGAAGGTGGACATCAAAGTCAACACTGACTGCTATTGCCTGCCTCTTTTCTCACTTTTGGACTATGCTGCAGCTTTTTCATTCCTTAATCCCATACCATCAGTAATCaacattttatcaatttttcttattttttattgtttacatttagaaatattaattttaaaattttaacttataaattaatttataaccactgcaacaacaataataataattaggagTAAAGCATATTAAAGGTTTGTTgagaatgattttgataaaaataatttaaacttgtAATAGtattattaataacaattttattatatataaattttatagtcCTTTAATGTTCACATATAAGTGAAAAAATGTTCTTGATAATTTGTGTATTAAAGGTTTGggatacaattttaaaattcaccCTCCCTATTTTGTCATCAATGATTCGCCGAgtcctttttaaaaatgataaaatttaaaataaaattcacttTGTGTCCTGACGCTTTTTCTTTTTGACCAAGACTCTCTCTGTCAGCCTGACGCTTTTCTTTTTGACCAAGACTCTGTGTttatatgagagagagagagagagagatgctcTTTTTAGCAAGGT is drawn from Vitis riparia cultivar Riparia Gloire de Montpellier isolate 1030 chromosome 18, EGFV_Vit.rip_1.0, whole genome shotgun sequence and contains these coding sequences:
- the LOC117907167 gene encoding probable disease resistance protein At4g19530 gives rise to the protein MLWNCSGLYQDHVAMALETLHQKLFPEIGYSIVIPGRGIPKWPWHENMGASVSATLPPHWLDNNFLGVALCAVFALEEGETIQRPGEIRCNFECREGPCFSHSITWTHSGDRIVETDHVCMMYQPRRQFVKSKSTYASVFKHIKASFSLSGASHEVKKCAIRLIYAPNTSGNNMENFRSATRNGSVRQNN